Proteins co-encoded in one Bacillus carboniphilus genomic window:
- a CDS encoding MATE family efflux transporter, whose product MKKGTNNLRNMSLFALTWPIFIEIFLHMLMGNADTLMLSQYSDNSVAAVGVANQIVSLLIVMFGFVATGTAILVAQYLGADRDLDAGGVSVVSLFANLVFGAVLSLAILVFTTPILKMMDLPPELMDEASSYLKIVGGFGFVQALIMTAGAILRSHGFTRDAMYITIGMNILNVIGNYFFIFGPFGFPVLGVDGVAISTTVSRLIGFVVIIIVLVKRAPDALPFRKLTEPLRHLKDLLKIGIPSAGEHLSYNGSQMLITYFITMLGTEALTTRVYATNIMMFIFLFAVAISQGTQIMIGHMIGAGKINEAYHRCLKSLKIAIVISLGMAVLGYLFSEPLLGIFTDNPTIIAVGSTLIMLTIILEPGRSFNLVVINSLRAAGDVKFPVYMGILSMWGVSVTLAYFLGITLGLGLVGVWIAFCADEWLRGIIMLFRWRSKVWVDKTFVRSAS is encoded by the coding sequence ATGAAGAAGGGCACCAACAACCTGAGAAATATGTCCTTATTTGCATTAACATGGCCCATTTTTATAGAAATCTTTTTACACATGCTGATGGGGAACGCAGATACACTGATGCTCAGCCAATATTCAGATAACTCTGTAGCAGCAGTTGGTGTTGCGAACCAGATTGTATCTTTACTTATTGTCATGTTTGGATTTGTCGCAACAGGAACAGCTATATTGGTTGCACAATACTTAGGCGCTGATCGTGACTTAGATGCAGGTGGCGTTTCAGTAGTTTCATTGTTTGCTAACCTAGTATTTGGTGCTGTCTTAAGTCTAGCTATCTTAGTTTTCACAACTCCTATATTGAAGATGATGGATTTACCTCCTGAACTAATGGATGAAGCAAGTTCCTACCTGAAAATTGTTGGTGGATTTGGCTTTGTTCAGGCTCTCATAATGACAGCAGGAGCTATATTACGTAGCCATGGATTTACACGTGATGCTATGTACATCACAATTGGGATGAATATACTAAATGTGATTGGAAACTACTTCTTTATTTTTGGTCCATTCGGCTTCCCAGTTTTAGGGGTCGATGGTGTAGCTATTTCCACTACTGTCAGCCGACTTATTGGCTTTGTTGTTATTATTATTGTGTTGGTAAAAAGAGCACCAGATGCGCTTCCATTTCGTAAGCTTACAGAACCCCTTCGTCACTTAAAGGACTTGCTGAAAATAGGCATCCCTTCAGCAGGGGAGCATTTGTCCTATAATGGCTCTCAAATGCTAATCACCTATTTTATCACGATGCTTGGAACCGAAGCCTTAACCACTAGGGTATACGCTACGAATATCATGATGTTTATTTTCCTTTTTGCAGTAGCGATCAGTCAGGGAACCCAAATCATGATTGGCCATATGATCGGGGCAGGGAAAATCAATGAAGCCTACCACAGATGTTTAAAAAGCTTAAAAATTGCGATTGTCATTTCCCTAGGAATGGCTGTCTTAGGCTATTTATTCTCCGAGCCATTACTCGGAATATTTACCGATAACCCTACCATTATCGCGGTGGGTTCAACACTAATCATGTTAACTATTATTCTAGAACCAGGGCGGTCTTTTAACCTGGTTGTTATCAACTCGTTGCGAGCAGCTGGAGATGTGAAATTCCCGGTTTATATGGGGATTTTATCCATGTGGGGTGTCAGCGTGACCCTCGCCTACTTTCTTGGAATCACCTTAGGCTTAGGTTTAGTGGGTGTTTGGATTGCCTTCTGTGCAGATGAGTGGTTACGGGGCATTATCATGCTGTTTAGATGGAGATCGAAGGTATGGGTGGATAAGACGTTTGTCCGGAGTGCATCGTAG
- a CDS encoding glycoside hydrolase family 13 protein — METAALFHRPTDNYAYACANGDLKLVLRTKKGDALKATLVHGDPFDWTEASPGNWEWNKSELAMTHSGSDSLFDYWTITVHPPYHRIRYAFQLYNDQESLFYCEKGIYDEPLKDNGYYFCFPFVHTSDATDVPKWVENTIWYQIFPERFANGNHNNNPEGTLEWGSEDPSPTNFFGGDLEGVLQNLDYLENLGVNGIYFTPIFKATSNHKYDTIDYFEIDPQFGTKETFKKLVDECHKRGIRIMLDAVFNHSGYYFPHFQDVLEKGEKSAYKDWFHIREFPIVQEPRPNYDTFAFTPFMPKLNTQHPEVKKYLLDVARYWVEEFDIDGWRLDVANEIDHQFWREFRAAVKEIKPDLYILGEIWHDSIAWLRGDQFDSVMNYPFQTNVLDLFARKTITPKKFMENMTTVSYLYPETINKGLFNLVGSHDTPRILTECGEDKELTKLIFTLMLTYPGTPCIYYGDEVALTGGMDPGCRKCMPWDPTEQDQDMLAHIQSMIELRTKEPLLANEGSLSWQYDAEAISFKKSTENKEVFVIINPSDKSKTVELLSGLSSPNTWKDAMNQTVVFKDTNKNRIDIPAKQFMILIVQ, encoded by the coding sequence ATGGAAACTGCTGCATTATTCCATCGACCAACAGATAATTATGCATACGCTTGCGCAAATGGAGATTTAAAACTTGTCCTCCGTACCAAAAAAGGAGATGCCTTAAAGGCAACCCTTGTTCATGGGGATCCATTTGATTGGACAGAAGCAAGTCCCGGAAACTGGGAATGGAATAAAAGTGAACTAGCGATGACTCATTCTGGTTCTGACTCATTATTCGATTATTGGACCATAACGGTTCACCCTCCTTACCATAGAATTCGTTATGCCTTCCAACTCTATAATGACCAAGAATCTCTATTTTATTGTGAAAAAGGGATTTATGATGAGCCATTGAAAGATAATGGATATTACTTCTGTTTTCCTTTCGTACACACTAGTGATGCTACGGATGTTCCTAAGTGGGTGGAGAATACAATCTGGTATCAAATTTTTCCGGAACGATTCGCTAATGGCAATCATAACAACAACCCTGAAGGAACTTTGGAATGGGGAAGCGAAGACCCATCTCCAACCAACTTCTTTGGAGGAGACCTAGAAGGTGTACTACAAAACCTCGATTACCTAGAGAATTTAGGTGTAAACGGAATTTATTTTACTCCTATCTTTAAAGCAACATCGAACCATAAATATGACACCATTGATTACTTTGAAATTGACCCTCAGTTTGGAACGAAGGAAACATTTAAAAAACTTGTGGATGAATGTCATAAACGTGGAATTCGCATCATGCTAGATGCTGTCTTTAACCATAGTGGCTATTACTTCCCACACTTTCAGGATGTTCTTGAAAAAGGAGAGAAATCTGCCTATAAAGATTGGTTCCATATTCGTGAATTTCCTATCGTCCAGGAACCACGACCAAACTATGACACATTCGCATTTACACCATTTATGCCAAAATTAAATACGCAACACCCTGAAGTCAAAAAATATCTATTAGACGTAGCCCGTTATTGGGTTGAGGAATTTGACATTGATGGCTGGAGATTAGATGTGGCAAACGAAATTGACCATCAATTCTGGAGAGAATTTAGAGCAGCTGTAAAAGAAATCAAGCCTGACCTCTATATATTAGGAGAAATCTGGCATGACTCGATTGCGTGGTTACGTGGAGACCAATTTGACTCTGTCATGAACTACCCATTCCAAACAAATGTATTGGATCTTTTTGCTAGAAAGACGATCACACCTAAAAAGTTTATGGAAAACATGACAACCGTTTCATACTTGTATCCTGAAACCATAAACAAGGGATTGTTTAACCTAGTTGGAAGCCATGACACCCCAAGAATTTTAACAGAATGCGGTGAGGATAAAGAGCTAACAAAACTCATTTTCACACTCATGTTAACCTACCCAGGAACTCCATGTATCTATTATGGAGATGAAGTGGCTTTAACGGGTGGAATGGATCCCGGTTGCCGAAAATGTATGCCATGGGATCCTACTGAACAGGATCAGGATATGTTAGCACATATACAATCTATGATTGAGCTAAGAACGAAAGAGCCACTCCTTGCAAACGAAGGCTCACTTAGCTGGCAATATGATGCTGAAGCAATTTCTTTTAAAAAGTCTACAGAGAATAAAGAAGTTTTTGTAATCATAAATCCAAGTGATAAAAGCAAAACTGTTGAACTACTTTCAGGTCTCAGTAGTCCAAATACATGGAAAGATGCAATGAATCAAACTGTTGTTTTTAAAGATACAAATAAAAATAGGATTGACATTCCTGCTAAACAATTTATGATACTTATTGTGCAGTAA